One Coffea eugenioides isolate CCC68of chromosome 2, Ceug_1.0, whole genome shotgun sequence genomic window, ACAGGATCATATAAGACGAGAAGGGAACTCCTCCTGAACCGTGCTCCGGAGAGTAGATTCCTTAACCCCACCCACCAGTCCGAATTTATACCACTAACTAAGATGTGGTTATTGAAATACAAATGTTGTTTTGCTTCATTAACTTTTGTCGCAGCCTACTAGCACCACCACCACTTTGTCGCAGGTCAGTGTCTGAGCAGCCCGGGCGCATGCATGCATCTGCACTTTTGAACCGTTCATCAGTCTATGGCGTGTACGCTAATAATTTTGTCGTAACTTATAATAGGTCAATTATTGTTGTGAGATGCAGGTTATATCTGGTGCATACAGAGTTGATTGATCAGGAAATTCATTTTCTAACTAAACAATTTGCGCCTTAAAGAATACGATGAAGAGGCCATCTATCTAAGCTTACCTCATTCTTTATCTGTTTCTTAATCAATTGAGATCATGAAACGACAGATGCAATTATCATATTGGAGGCCAATCACAAATTGTCCAGCTTCATGATTTGCCTTAATGTTGAATTTCCATCATTAGTATTGTTAAATTAGGTAATTAATTAGTGCTTGCGTACAATTTATCTTATATTGTCACATCGACATTATATGATCATCATCTCTTGTACAATTGAATTTGTTCGTCGTAAAATCTTtcgttcaagaatttcaagaaagtAATCCCCTTCCCGGGGGGATTAGACtccactaattcattattgggATTGTCCATCATCAAGTCGGTTGTCACTTCAGAAAGCACCCGAACCAGAGAAAACACGGCCCAAATGAGAGCTGGAACGCCTAATAATTGAATTATATCGCGGTGCACCTTTACAATTGGGTCCCCGATAAACTtgattaaaataaaacaagaaggaAGCCTTGAGAATCTGTGTAGCAGAAGGTGCTAGGAAATTATAAGGTGATAAGATAAGGTGACCCCATAAGCCGTTGAAAGCAAGAATTCCATATATTAGTAAGCGGAAAAAGTTATCGACTTGTGATACATTATCTGGGGTGGCTTATATCACATGCCAAGGGGTGGAGGCTAAGTACTAATTTTAAATTGAGGTCTAATCCAGTCTTCCGGGGTGGTTGCAACTTTGGTGTTAAGAGGTGGTTATTACTATTTGGAACCGGTTTACCCAAGGAAAGCAACAAACGCCGTTAATTCCTGGTTTATTCCGTGAGCTCCCCAATTCATCCAACAAAACTATACAGCACTACTTTCTTTGTCTGCACCATCCCCATCAAAATATGACGTCATTGCTGACATTTAGTGAAATTCCAAACTGGTTTACTTCCTCCTTTGGCAATGCTACACTACTATTATTTGCTAATCGGGATTTTAAGCAACTAATAATTTGTTATGCaaaaattagttatagttgtcactCATAATATATTAGTACTTGTCTACTACTCCTTGCTCATGCAGCTAATCCATCATAACGTTGAAATTCAATTAAGTTCGATGAGCCTTTGATCATTGTATGCTAAACTCAAATTTAAGTTCGCTAATTATTCAAGTTGCTCAAATTCAGCTAATATAAATCAAATTCGAATTGGACGTAGCAAATTTATAAATTTGTAAGCAACACGACGATTCGTTTACACCTCTAAACACTACTGTTATTTGACCAAATATCGTTCGGTGATGTGCGTACGGTCAAATTAGTGTATCCACCTACATGGTTTGCAAGAATCCTCCTTTCCATAAAACGATCCGTTGTGCAATAATGCCGGTGACTCTGTATGTGGACTTGTTCAATTCAAACATGACATGTTTTTCTCGTCAAACTCGTGGACGGTCCACAATTCAAAGTTTCAAACTGTGATGAGCAAATGATCATAAGTTAGGCACGTCATTAAAACGCACTATGCCATATTGCCAAGTCCAGCTTTATAAGTCGACATTGATCGTAGAGAGCAGGAACGAATGGGGTCATGACATTATTGTTATTTTGGTTGCAAGTTAGGCATTTTTTAATGTGcagaggaaaaaaataaaaggaccaCCCGCAACGCAGGACGCAACTAGCAAAGCAATCCCGCATGATTATACAGCTGGGGCGGAAAGGGGGTTGTTTCGGCTTTCCTGTTTTCTCCGCCGACCATACATGATAGAGCTGTCCGTTTCTGCCTGATAAGTGATAAGCACCACTTACCCGTCGCCACTTGCACTTTATCTGCCTTTCACACACGCGACCGTTGCACTTTAGCtgatttttcttctctcttcttATTTCCAGGAGAAATCTACTCTTAGCTTTATAGCATGAGATTAGTTTGTATCAAGGGTGTTGTTGATGTTAACAAAAATGAGCAGGTCACCAAATTGCTCGATTCATTTGAAGCAGTAatattcaacttttttttttaaatgtatcgACTTTAATGAACATACGATGGAGTAGCATCCAAATACCTAGTATAATTCGAATATGTAACGTGACTTTTATCCTCAGAAAGCCTCTGATGCTTATGATGGGGGAGTCTGCAGTGTCATGGAAAAGGGAAATATATAGATGGGGAGATATGAAGAGGAGTGGGTGGCTGGTTACTCTGCGAAAAGAGTTGAATAATAGCAATGTTTCAAAACTCAGATAGGAGAGCAAACCGAaaaatctcttgattcttgATTTTATATATTCGACGTCCGTtcaaaaatttaataattttttttatttattttaatattaaaactttgaataaaattaaagtatttattttaaaaaataaaaatttaataaaaatcgATTGAGCCTCTCGATTTTTGCCGATTCAATTGATTTTTTGACTTATTCATTGAATTGAAGACGTGACCAATTTGCAGTTTGACCAATCGATCTGGTTTGATTATCAAAACACTAAAGAATAGGGAAGAGAGGAAATTGGCAATAGGAGAGCAGGTTGGAATGCAGCAATGTACATTGCACTGCCCGCAAGAAAAGTTGGAAGGGCAGAGAAAGTGGGAGAAAAAAGTGGATTAATTAAGATTAAATTTTGACTTGGCATCAAATTGCCAACTAGGCTCATTAGTTATTGAGTTGTCAAATCTTTTAGTTGGTTGATGAGCAACAAATAAGATAAATCTATAAGTTGTTCGATCACTATAATAAAACTTGCCGTGattacaattcatcatataTTCATTTTTTTCGTATCACCAAAGTACAGTGTTGATAATTCAAAGCAAATTTCTGCTTCAgccaaaaaaattgaaagaaaaaccGAGTCAAGGATTTATATGGTCAATAAAGTTAAATGGGAAATATAAAGAGGATATGTGGTCAATGCTATGAAAAGACTCTCGGGAAAAACTGAAGGTTAAGGAAATGGTATACTTGCTACAAACTTTTTGCTTTAACCGATTTCATAAACAAACGATATTAATTGTATGTTTAAAATACCTGGCTCCATGAATGGAGGCACTAGAGGAAAAAGCAGTTTTGTTTAATTTCTGAATACTCTTCCCTAGTTAATCTGACTTCATTTACTTTATTGCGTGTGGGGGTGGCAATCAGGTTCAAATCGGATTGACGGGTGGGGTTGAAATTCGGGTATAACAGAAAACTCGCTGACATGAGCTTGACCCGCCAACTCGAAACGGGGTCAGGACACCTGACCCGCACTCGAAAATTTCGGGTTGGCGAGTCGACccaaatgacccgaaacttaattttaatttattaatttatcactgtaatttctaataaaaccaATTTCGCAcaagactaattacataatcaagtaataaaaatttaaataaataatccaaaatcaaatctaaaataaattaaaacactgtaaaagtgttttatcccaaaccaaatataaaataaattaaaacagtataaaagtaaaaaataatataatacgttatttgtccaaatataataatttcaacttcacacaagttaaataaattcatttaggattaagtgattaatgcctttgaaaaaaaagaataatttagtttagttagataaaataatttttatgtttattaaattatttttaattcgtaaacggatTATCTGGTCATATCGGGTCACCCCTGCCGGTTGACTTGAATTTGACCCGTTTCTTTTATGGTTCACCGGTTCGACCCAATTCTGATCCGAACCCGCAAAACGTCaatccaaacccattaatttcgtattaggttcgtgtcgtgttttcaggtcgtgtcgaaaattgccacccctaattgCATGGATGTATGGTGCCTTGGaattaaattcaaatgaatCTCTCTAAAAATCAAATGAAGAAACGGATTAGAtactcttttctctttttcaacGAAAAGATCAAACTTGAgatctttcatttcctttccagttctctctcaattttttattttatttttgtaaaaagaaaaagaagcaaaggagaaaaaaaaaataaaaatttcccCCTCTTTTTGATAGCACGAAGGTATGAACTAGTAGCGGCGGAGTGAACTAGGAAACTAGTTAGGTTAGTGTAGCTTTACGTAGATATTCCAAAGTCAAGTCAAGACGTCGTATTTGACCCTACTTCCTCTACCTGTCTATCTATCTTCTCATCATCATCACCGTTAGCTAACGGCGTTTGTTATCCTAACGGCGGTCCTATCTGGTGCAGGTCCATCTCATTCTCGAGTCTCGACTCTTCCGTTCCCACCTCCATCCCTTCTCTTTAAACGCCCCTCCGTTTTCCCATTCCCTTtcccttccctctctctctcgaGATGCAGATTCAAACCCCTGTTTCCAAGGTAACCCTAATTTCCCTATTCATCTCAAAACTACTGTATCCGTTATTGTAAACTAGCAAAAATTATGTACCAATTTATACTATTCTATCTTTAGGTTTTTAGCCTAAATGTTCCTTTTCTATATGCTATGATTTcttaaatttcatatttttgtgatgaatttttaaataatttagtCATTAGGGCCAAAAGGGTGTCTGGAAACAGGTGTAAAAGATGATTCTTTAATGTTGGTTATGCtttaaagatgatgaatgaggCCGGAGATTTTGTGGGTTTGTTGAtttgttatgtgaatatgtTTGTCAAGGAGTGGTCATGTTATTGAGTGATAGCTGTGGTGGGACTATTGAGTCCGCCCCATTAAAAAACAAATGCCcgcaaaagaaaaaatgggtgAAGATCTTCTCACTAGCTTATCGATGGAAAGCAATCGATTATCTACCCTTCTGACCATGGATTCTAGTTCGTCTAATCACGAGGAAGCTGAGAGAGAGTTGAATCGGGCGGTCAATCTTTTGCAGCCGCCCGATATCAATGTTCCTCTTTCAGCTGAGCCCAGTCCTCCCCCTCCCGTGTGGAACGATAGTTGTGATATGTTAGATGTTGGTATTGGCCCCCAGCTTTATGAGGTTGAGGCGAATAATATTGCAACTAAGATTGGAAAGAAATGTGCTAAGCGGTTGGATAGTGTTTGGGGTGCTTGGTTCTTTTTCAGTTTCTATTTTAAGCCAGTCTTGAATGAGAAATCAAAGAATAAGGTCACTTGGGAAAGTAATGGGCTTAATGGATACGATAAGTCAGATTTGAAGCTGGATGTTTTCTTGGTTCAGCATGATATGGAGAACATGTATATGTGGGTCTTCAAAGAGAGACCTGAAAATGCTCTGGGGAAGATGCAGCTCAGGAGCTACATGAATGGGCATTCACGTCAAGGGGAGCGCCTCTTCCCTTTCAGCGTGGAGAAGGGGTTTGTTCGATCTCACAGAATGCAGAGGAAACATTACAGGGGTCTCTCGAATCCCCAGTGTGTCCATGGTATCGAGGTTGTTCGGACTCCCAATCTCAATATTCTTGATGATGAGGAGCGGAAGAAGTGGATGGAGCTCACTGGAAGAGACTTGAACTTCTCAATTCCTCCTGAAGCCAGTGATTTTGGTTCATGGAGGCATTTACCAAACACTGATTTTGAGCTTGTGAGACCTCCAGCATTAAAAAGTAATCCAAGCTCCCATCCTAAAAGATTGCTTAGTGGTTCGAGCCTGAATTTATCTACGCAGACATCAAACCATTCAAATGGTGCAGGGTTGGAACTTCTGGCCATCTGCAACAAGCGGAAGAAGAACTTCTTCCCACATGTAAATGATGATGATTTTTGTTTGCCTATTAATTCGAATCAGGATAAAGTCTTGGATATCCATGCGATTGAGCCTCCTTGGTTGAGTGAGTTCACTGGAGTTATGAGGAGTGCATATGGGCCTGTGACAGCTGCAAAAACTATATATGAAGATGACCAGGGGTTTTTGATTATTGTTAGCATGCCTTTTGTAGATCTGCAGCGGGTGAAAGTTACGTGGAGAAACACTCTCTCACATGGAATTGTGAAGATATCTTGTGTCAGCATTGGGTGTTTACCAATGATCAAGAGACACGACAGGACATTTAAGCTAACAGATCCAACACCAGAGCACTGCCCTCAAGGAGAATTTGTTCGCGAAATTCCCCTTCCAACTCGCATACCAGAAGATGCTAAATTAGAAGCATATGGTGATCCAACAGGAACTATGCTTGAGATTCTTGTTCCTAAGCACCGTGTAGGACCAGAAGAGCATGAGGTCCGTGTCTGTCTTCGCCCTTCTCCTTGGAGTGAGCGTGCATATGTTGACTTGACAGAGGCTTTGGTCTGATGAATGTAATGGCTGTCCAGTCCAGGATTGCTGTTTCATTTTATTTACTAACTGATCTCATAATTGGAGATTATCAAGTAATTGTGCTGTTCAAGAAAagtactttttttcttttcgtcgTCCTATTCCTTTTCTTTAACAGAATGAATCTTCCTCGTATAGAAGACTTGTCTAGCAGTATTGGTGGTCGTCAGTCAATGAATAGTCTATAGATGATTTTAGACTTAGTGGATTTTTTGTTCCTTAATTCTTAGAAAATTTGTATAACTCAGATATGTTTTCCAGTTTTATGAATCCAATATTACTTATTTTATTCTTAACATGTTATTACTGCTTGCCGTTCAGTGAAAGCCTCCTGATGTGATTTGAGTAGTCTTAAGTTTTGTTTTACGAGATTGGCATTACTTGTATCATCGTTTAGTGCCTAGCGAGCGGAAATAGTCTTGGTTTCAGAAAAGCTGAAACTGGGAATTTGGGTTTTCGTCTAATCATTTTAATCTCTTGAACCGTGAAGTTTTCTGCATCAACCTGCAGCCTCTGCCTTTGGAGCCTTAACCCTGTTTTGGACCAAGATGCTTTTGCACCTTACAAATTTGCTTGAACAGGATCTCAAATTCAGTTCATTTCTGGAGCATAATTCGTATATGACAGAATCGTACTCTTCATCCACCTTTTTTTCCTGCGAGTTGCCATATGCATTCTTATCCCTTATCCTTTCATCTTGCCTATACTTCCTCGATGCTAGGACACAAGATCTCCTCCTCAGCATGTTCATTACTACGAAAGATTTATCTTGCCTGTACCTTGTCCTCGGCATGTTCATTACTGCGAAAGAATACGTTTGTTCATGTCCATACTTCACCCTCTTCTTGTAATTCTACTTCTTCTTGAACTGGTATTGACATCTTTATCTACATCTTATAAGGTCCTCGCGTAATTATCTCTCTACTTGAATGTGCTGTGCTGTACGTGGAATCATGGTAACAAATTTTTTCGCTTTCATCCTACTGGGACATCAGAAGCACGTGATAATTTCATATATTCCACTTTTCTTGATCGTGTGGTTTGTTTTAGAGGATACGCGATTTCATAGGCAATGTCATATGCTTCTAGTGCCCTCTAAAGTCAATCTTTGCGTAAAGAAATCAGAAGCATGCTTGTGACTTTGGATCAAGAAGCAGATTCCCGCCTGGTTCACCTGGTTACAGTACTAAGGTTTAGTTTCACATACAATGCACAGAAGGATCTGCTGCTTCTTGCCCTCGCCAATGCTAAGTGgatacatgtttttttttttttttttggagagtgGATACATATCTTCTTTATCGTCATTGATTTGCGCTTTTACCAGACTATTGCTGCTCCTCACATTTTGAAATTGTTAGCCCTAATTTTGAAACTCTTCCTTTTTTAACTGGTTTGATAGATTGACATTCAGCCTTCTCGAAACCCAGGAAAGTACAGGACAAGCTTTAATCAAGTTTAATGACCATAAGTACTTAGGCAGAATCCTCGAGCATAGGTCAAAGAACGGTCTGCATTCTAAAAATTCAAGATTTTATGGAAAGTTTCGTCAACGGATGCGTAGGCATCTGTCTGGACCAGTGGTGATTCAATTCCTTCGAACTTCGTTCTTAACCCCTTTGGATCACTCTCCTCCCCCTTAGTATAGAGTAAAAACAGATGTAAATTAGAATTTATCgtgtaaaaaaaagaaaagtaggaAGGCAGAGAAAGTCAAAACAGATAGCAGATACTAGTAAAAAGTTTGCTGGCATAACATTCGACTATCGTGTCCTGTTGAATGTTATTGTGCATATAGACTCTTAGACCATTAATAACTAGTTTAATATCGTGTTGCAGTTctcattttatttgatttgcTGTCTTAAATATTTGAACTCTCTTTATTCGACATTTTTCCAAAAGTTCACTAGACTTTTGCCATCCAGCTGTCACTAGTGTATTGCGTGACCCACAAAAGGCATGCAATGCCTTGATAGGATATCTTGATAATCAAAACACAAGATTACAAGAAGTAGTAATAATCATATTTACAATCAATGCCTGAAACAATTAGTCAGTGATTAGGCACTACTTGGGAAAACTGTCATGTACGTTAACAAGGAGGCGAAGATACACACTGATCATGAAATCGAAAAATGAGAAGCACTATGATTTTGAATTATATTTGATGAACGAGCAAATTATCCCAGTGGCCACTAAACTTTTGCCATCGTCGAGTTTTGAtcactcaactattaaaaatctgattttgacCACCAAACTGTATAAAAGGTAGACGCGAGGCCATTCTGTTAGATTTAGTCGTTAACTTCGCTGATCTGTCCGTTTGCGCGATTTCCAATACAAAAGGTAGGGTTAATTTAGGAAGTTGAAAATAGatcttcttgttcttcttgTATAAAGCTAATAAAGATTACTTACCCGAGAGAAACTACAAgagaaggaaatggaagaaaccCAACTTGGATTAGAGGAAGTAGGACCAAGATCAACGCCACCAAGAGCCGGGCCAGCAAGATCCATGCCACCTACATCGATGGCACCCATTTTGCCTACTTGTGTTTGTGGGATGAAGACAGTAATGATAACTTCATGGACTGCACAAAATCCGGGAAGAAGATTTGCCAAATGCGCATGGGGGGAGGTTTGTAACATTTTTTTAGATACTTAATTTATTTTTGTGTAATAAatataatgaattttttttttgaa contains:
- the LOC113761420 gene encoding uncharacterized protein LOC113761420 encodes the protein MPAKEKMGEDLLTSLSMESNRLSTLLTMDSSSSNHEEAERELNRAVNLLQPPDINVPLSAEPSPPPPVWNDSCDMLDVGIGPQLYEVEANNIATKIGKKCAKRLDSVWGAWFFFSFYFKPVLNEKSKNKVTWESNGLNGYDKSDLKLDVFLVQHDMENMYMWVFKERPENALGKMQLRSYMNGHSRQGERLFPFSVEKGFVRSHRMQRKHYRGLSNPQCVHGIEVVRTPNLNILDDEERKKWMELTGRDLNFSIPPEASDFGSWRHLPNTDFELVRPPALKSNPSSHPKRLLSGSSLNLSTQTSNHSNGAGLELLAICNKRKKNFFPHVNDDDFCLPINSNQDKVLDIHAIEPPWLSEFTGVMRSAYGPVTAAKTIYEDDQGFLIIVSMPFVDLQRVKVTWRNTLSHGIVKISCVSIGCLPMIKRHDRTFKLTDPTPEHCPQGEFVREIPLPTRIPEDAKLEAYGDPTGTMLEILVPKHRVGPEEHEVRVCLRPSPWSERAYVDLTEALV